In Aspergillus oryzae RIB40 DNA, chromosome 6, one genomic interval encodes:
- a CDS encoding uncharacterized protein (plasma membrane H+-transporting ATPase), which yields MAERRISYAPDVENGDRDGATLDEYAALNRYISTARDKRRGSTSSAGAMSAKKEKKSWWKKKSDGVEEGFVCPDEWLETDLRAGLRGSDIEARRKRTGWNELTTEKTNFFVQFIGYFRGPILYVMELAVLLAAGLRDWIDLGVIIGILMLNAVVGWYQEKQAADVVASLKGDIAMKAIVIRDGQEQEILARELVTGDIVVVEEGTVVPADVRLICDYTKPEMFETYKEYLATANDDTLKEKDDEEDDTGIEARAGVSLVAVDQSAITGESLAVDKYMADTCYYTTGCKRGKAYGIVVATAKQSFVGKTAALVQGASDSGHFKAVMDNIGTSLLVLVMFWILAAWIGGFYRHLKIATPENQDNTLLHWTLILLIIGVPVGLPVVTTTTLAVGAAYLAEQKAIVQKLTAIESLAGVDILCSDKTGTLTANQLSIREPYVNEGVDVNWMMAVAAIASNHNVKNLDPIDKVTILTLRRYPKAREILARNWITEKYTPFDPVSKRITTICTCDGVRYVCAKGAPKAILNMSECSEEEAAKFREKSAEFARRGFRSLGVAVQKEGEPWQLLGMYPMFDPPREDTAHTIAEAQHLGLSVKMLTGDALAIAKETCKMLALSTKVYDSERLIHGGLAGSAQYDLVEKADGFAEVFPEHKYQVVEMLQQRGHLTAMTGDGVNDAPSLKKADCGIAVEGSTEAAQAAADIVFLAPGLSTIVDAIKLARQIFQRMKAYIQYRIALCLHLEIYLVTSMIIIEETIRADLIVFIALFADLATIAIAYDNAHFEQRPVEWQLPKIWVISVVLGVLLAGATWIMRASLFMANGGMIQNFGSPQEMLFLEVALTENWLIFVTRGGKTWPSWQLVGAIFVVDVLSTLFCVFGWLSGEYEQTSPPSKAEFSINGDVDIVTVVVIWAYSIGVTVIIAVVYYLLSIIPALDNLGRKNRSKADTKIENMLSHLSKLAIEHEVDAHGKSRYMLGARAEVEEEE from the exons ATGGCGGAGCGGAGAATCTCCTATGCTCCCGACGTGGAGAATGGTGACCGTGACGGCGCCACCCTCGATGAGTATGCCGCTCTCAACCGTTATATCTCGACCGCTCGCGACAAGCGCCGTGGCTCGACCTCTTCTGCTGGTGCTATGAGCGCtaagaaggagaagaagagctggtggaagaagaagagcgatGGCGTTGAGGAGGGCTTCGTCTGCCCCGATGAGTGGCTCGAGACCGACTTGCGTGCTGGTCTCCGCGGCTCCGATATTGAGGCTCGTCGCAAGCGCACTGGCTGGAACGAACTGACTACCGAGAAGACCAACTTCTTTGTTCAGTTCATTGGTTACTTCCGTGGTCCTATTCTCTATG TTATGGAACTTGCTGTcttgcttgctgctggtcTTCGTGACTGGATCGATTTGGGTGTCATTATCGGTATTCTTATGCTTAACGCTGTCGTCGGTTGGTATCAGGAAAAGCAGGCCGCCGATGTTGTTGCTTCTCTGAAGGGTGATATTGCCATGAAGGCTATTGTTATTCGTGATGGACAAGAGCAGGAGATCCTCGCTCGTGAGCTTGTTACTGGTGATATC gttgttgttgaggaaGGTACCGTCGTTCCTGCCGATGTCCGCCTTATCTGCGACTACACCAAGCCTGAGATGTTCGAGACCTACAAGGAATACCTCGCCACCGCCAACGATGACACcctcaaggagaaggatgacgaggaggacgacaCTGGTATTGAGGCCCGTGCTGGCGTCTCTCTCGTCGCTGTTGACCAGTCCGCCATCACTGGTGAATCTCTTGCTGTCGACAAGTACATGGCTGACACTTGCTACTACACCACTGGTTGCAAGCGTGGTAAGGCCTATGGTATTGTTGTCGCTACCGCCAAGCAGTCTTTCGTCGGTAAGACCGCTGCTTTGGTCCAGGGTGCTTCTGATTCCGGTCACTTCAAGGCTGTCATGGACAACATTGGTACTTCTCTCCTCGTTCTCGTCATGTTCTGGATTCTCGCTGCCTGGATCGGTGGTTTCTACCGTCACCTGAAGATCGCTACTCCTGAGAACCAGGACAACACATTGCTCCACTGGACTCTTATTCTCCTGATCATTGGTGTCCCCGTCGGTCTTCCTGtcgtcaccaccaccaccctggCTGTCGGTGCCGCCTACCTTGCTGAGCAGAAGGCTATCGTCCAGAAGCTTACTGCCATCGAATCCCttgctggtgttgatatcCTGTGCTCTGACAAGACTGGTACCCTTACTGCTAACCAGCTCTCCATCCGTGAGCCCTACGTCAACGAGGGTGTCGATGTTAACTGGATGATGGCTGTCGCTGCTATTGCCTCCAACCACAACGTCAAGAACCTCGACCCCATCGACAAGGTTACCATCCTTACTCTCCGTCGTTACCCCAAGGCCCGTGAGATCCTCGCCCGCAACTGGATCACCGAGAAGTACACTCCCTTCGACCCTGTCTCTAAGCGTATCACCACCATCTGTACTTGCGACGGTGTCCGCTATGTCTGTGCTAAGGGTGCTCCCAAGGCTATCCTGAACATGTCTGAGTgctccgaggaggaggccgcCAAGTTCCGTGAGAAGTCCGCTGAGTTCGCCCGCCGTGGTTTCCGTTCCCTTGGTGTTGCCGTCCAGAAGGAGGGTGAGCCCTGGCAGCTTCTGGGCATGTACCCCATGTTCGACCCCCCTCGTGAGGATACTGCCCACACCATCGCTGAGGCTCAGCACCTTGGTCTCTCCGTTAAGATGTTGACTGGTGATGCTCTTGCCATCGCTAAGGAAACTTGCAAGATGCTTGCCCTGAGCACCAAGGTTTACGACTCCGAGCGTCTTATTCACGGTGGTCTTGCTGGCTCTGCTCAGTACGACcttgttgagaaggctgatGGTTTCGCTGAGGTCTTCCCTGAGCACAAGTACCAGGTCGTTGAGATGCTTCAGCAGCGTGGTCACTTGACTGCCATGACTGGTGACGGTGTCAACGATGCTCCTTCCCTCAAGAAGGCTGACTGTGGTATCGCTGTCGAGGGTTCCACTGAAGCCGCCCAGGCCGCCGCTGATattgtcttccttgccccCGGTCTTTCCACCATCGTTGATGCTATCAAGCTCGCTCGTCAGATTTTCCAGCGTATGAAGGCTTACATTCAGTACCGTATTGCTCTGTGTCTCCACCTTGAGATCTACCTTGTTACCtccatgatcatcattgAGGAGACCATCCGTGCTGATCTTATTGTCTTCATTGCCCTCTTCGCTGATTTGGCTACCATTGCTATTGCCTACGATAATGCCCACTTCGAGCAGCGTCCTGTCGAGTGGCAGCTTCCTAAGATCTGGGTCATCTCCGTCGTTCTTGGTGTCTTGCTTGCTGGTGCCACCTGGATCATGCGTGCCTCTCTCTTCATGGCCAACGGTGGTATGATCCAGAACTTTGGTTCTCCCCAGGAGATGCTCTTCCTCGAGGTTGCCCTTACTGAGAACTGGCTGATCTTCGTTACCCGTGGTGGTAAGACCTGGCCCTCTTGGCAGCTGGTCGGTGCTATCTTCGTTGTCGATGTCCTCTCTACCCTGTTCTGTGTGTTCGGCTGGCTTTCCGGCGAGTACGAGCAGACCAGCCCTCCCAGCAAGGCTGAGTTCTCCATCAACGGTGACGTCGACATTGTCACTGTCGTTGTCATCTGGGCTTACTCCATTGGTGTCACCGTCATCATTGCCGTCGTCTACTACCTCCTCAGCATCATCCCTGCTCTTGACAACCTTGGCCGCAAGAACCGCTCCAAGGCTGACACTAAGATTGAGAACATGCTTAGCCACCTCTCCAAGCTGGCTATCGAGCATGAGGTTGATGCCCACGGCAAGTCCCGCTACATGCTGGGTGCCCGTGCTGAGgtcgaagaggaggagtaA